The uncultured Desulfuromonas sp. genome has a segment encoding these proteins:
- a CDS encoding divergent polysaccharide deacetylase family protein translates to MTQKKRKKAPTKKKTSAKKTPNKRLSWISHPLTAVAFLLVLLLAGGYIITRWSLPEPVSSQPSVITYPMEDYPAEVEKPLPPQISPPDSVPRVAIIMDDIGINRQAALDALQLQMPLALAIIPGEAHSTEIMSLAHRQHSEILIHIPMEPVSYPKNNPGPLGLFVHQSDSQIEQRIDDIIAALPYAIGGNNHMGSEFTQHADKLRPVLLALKRSGLFFVDSLTSKDSVAYQEAQQLGLSCALRDVFLDNVRQVEPILSQLDRLVTLAHRHGSAIAICHPYPQTIQALQHFIADQQRFDVKMVPISQLVQPPVAHTDKKSEALTVQR, encoded by the coding sequence ATGACCCAGAAAAAGCGCAAAAAAGCGCCGACAAAAAAGAAAACATCCGCAAAGAAAACCCCAAATAAACGCCTGTCCTGGATCAGCCATCCCCTAACGGCAGTGGCGTTTTTATTGGTGTTGCTCCTTGCGGGCGGTTATATCATTACCCGCTGGTCGCTCCCTGAGCCCGTGTCATCTCAGCCGTCCGTCATCACCTATCCCATGGAAGACTATCCAGCGGAAGTGGAAAAGCCGCTGCCACCACAGATCAGTCCTCCGGACAGCGTCCCCAGAGTCGCCATCATCATGGATGATATCGGTATCAACCGCCAAGCGGCCCTTGATGCGTTGCAACTGCAAATGCCACTGGCCCTGGCCATCATTCCCGGCGAAGCGCATTCGACCGAGATCATGAGTCTGGCTCACCGGCAGCACTCGGAAATTCTGATCCATATCCCTATGGAGCCGGTCAGTTATCCAAAAAACAATCCGGGACCGCTGGGGCTCTTTGTTCATCAGTCCGACAGCCAGATTGAACAACGCATCGACGACATTATCGCCGCACTGCCTTATGCCATTGGCGGCAATAACCACATGGGCTCTGAATTTACCCAGCATGCCGACAAGTTGCGCCCGGTACTGCTGGCCTTAAAGCGGTCGGGCCTGTTTTTTGTCGACAGCCTGACCAGCAAAGATTCCGTCGCCTACCAGGAGGCACAACAACTCGGGCTGAGCTGTGCTCTGCGCGATGTTTTTCTGGATAACGTGCGCCAGGTCGAACCGATTCTTTCCCAGCTCGACCGCCTGGTGACTCTGGCCCATCGTCACGGTAGTGCCATTGCCATCTGTCATCCCTATCCGCAAACAATTCAGGCATTGCAGCATTTCATTGCCGACCAACAACGCTTTGATGTCAAAATGGTGCCGATCAGTCAACTTGTCCAACCGCCGGTGGCTCACACCGACAAAAAATCGGAGGCCCTGACTGTTCAGCGTTAA
- the xseA gene encoding exodeoxyribonuclease VII large subunit translates to MFTEAPPILTIGQLNELIRETLEDNFVQVRVRGEISNLSRPGSGHWYFTLKDERGQIRSVMFRSANRQVPFHPEHGQQVICSGRISLYEARGDVQLICDNMEAEGYGGLQLAFEQLKKQLDGEGLFALEHKKVLPTHPQCIGVVTSATGAAIHDILNILQRRAHGLRVILRPVLVQGDLASQQIVTALDELNRHGQCEAIIVGRGGGSLEDLQAFNSEDVARAIFASHCPVISAVGHETDFTIADFVADLRAPTPSAAAELVVKNRQELEQHLDQLTIRLKTAIDRQLGLKQQHLEALRKRLRSPQARLQQQQQRCEELARRLQRAMDHNLERCQHQVQQLAGRLHALSPLNTMQRGFSVVATEDTPPALVRHADQLQVGQRVSLQFHRGSAKAVIDAVYPVDPS, encoded by the coding sequence ATGTTTACTGAAGCCCCTCCCATCCTTACCATTGGCCAGCTCAACGAACTGATCCGCGAAACATTGGAGGACAACTTTGTTCAGGTGCGTGTGCGTGGCGAGATCTCCAACCTGTCACGCCCCGGTTCGGGACACTGGTATTTCACCCTCAAAGATGAACGAGGACAGATCCGCAGCGTGATGTTTCGCAGCGCCAACCGCCAGGTGCCGTTTCACCCCGAACATGGGCAACAAGTGATCTGCAGCGGCCGTATTTCCCTTTACGAAGCCCGTGGCGACGTCCAACTGATCTGCGACAATATGGAGGCCGAAGGCTACGGCGGTCTGCAACTGGCTTTTGAACAACTGAAAAAGCAGCTCGATGGAGAGGGGTTATTTGCCCTGGAGCACAAAAAAGTCCTGCCGACTCATCCACAATGCATCGGCGTGGTCACCTCTGCCACCGGGGCGGCCATTCACGATATTCTCAACATCCTGCAACGCCGCGCTCACGGATTACGCGTGATCCTTCGCCCCGTACTGGTTCAGGGCGACTTGGCCTCACAACAGATTGTCACAGCTCTGGACGAACTCAACCGACACGGCCAATGTGAGGCGATTATTGTTGGACGAGGCGGTGGTTCGTTAGAAGATTTACAAGCATTCAACAGTGAGGACGTGGCACGGGCGATCTTCGCTTCTCACTGCCCGGTGATCTCGGCGGTCGGCCACGAGACCGACTTTACCATTGCCGATTTTGTTGCCGATTTAAGAGCCCCCACACCCAGTGCCGCTGCGGAGCTGGTGGTGAAAAACCGTCAGGAGCTTGAACAACACCTGGATCAGCTGACCATCCGCCTCAAGACGGCAATCGACCGCCAACTGGGTCTCAAGCAGCAACATCTCGAAGCGTTACGCAAGCGGCTGCGCAGTCCCCAGGCGAGGCTGCAACAGCAGCAACAACGCTGCGAGGAGCTGGCCCGTCGCCTGCAACGGGCCATGGACCATAACCTGGAACGCTGTCAACACCAAGTGCAGCAACTTGCCGGCCGTCTTCATGCTCTGAGCCCCCTCAACACCATGCAGAGGGGATTCAGTGTTGTGGCAACCGAAGATACGCCACCCGCTCTGGTGCGTCATGCCGATCAACTGCAGGTTGGACAACGGGTTTCCTTGCAATTTCACCGGGGTTCGGCCAAGGCCGTCATTGATGCTGTTTATCCGGTCGATCCATCTTGA
- the xseB gene encoding exodeoxyribonuclease VII small subunit produces MAKAPSFEDAIKTLQDCVERLEQDDLPIDEALKHFETGVKNVQTCQKALEGARLKIEQLTRDQNQQLTTETLDL; encoded by the coding sequence ATGGCCAAGGCCCCTTCTTTTGAAGACGCCATCAAAACGTTGCAAGACTGCGTTGAACGTCTAGAGCAGGACGATCTTCCCATTGACGAGGCGCTCAAACACTTTGAGACCGGCGTGAAAAACGTCCAGACGTGCCAAAAAGCTCTGGAGGGTGCCCGACTGAAAATTGAACAACTGACCCGGGACCAGAATCAGCAACTCACGACGGAGACTCTGGACCTGTAA
- a CDS encoding farnesyl diphosphate synthase, whose translation MDLKNYLTSQRQRVEQALEHSLPSKQQYPTQLHEAMHYSVFAGGKRLRPILMMAACEAVGGEVENVLPAACAMEMIHTYSLIHDDLPAMDDDDLRRGQPTNHKVFGEATAILAGDALLTEAFVLLSSPSESAQISDRIRREVIQLLARAAGTAGMVGGQVVDMEAEGMEQPDLATVDYIHAHKTGALILASIRAGALLGGADTEQYEALSRFGKLAGLAFQIADDILDITGDQEQLGKDIGSDQERGKATYPAVLGLSESIRRATELHQQALKALEPLGDAAEPLRQISHYIINRSS comes from the coding sequence ATGGATCTTAAAAACTATCTCACCAGCCAGCGTCAACGTGTTGAACAGGCGTTGGAGCACTCTCTGCCATCCAAACAACAGTATCCCACCCAATTGCACGAAGCCATGCATTATTCGGTCTTTGCCGGAGGAAAAAGGCTGCGTCCGATTCTGATGATGGCAGCGTGTGAAGCGGTTGGCGGAGAGGTTGAAAACGTCCTGCCGGCAGCCTGCGCCATGGAGATGATTCACACCTATTCACTGATTCATGACGATCTGCCGGCCATGGATGACGATGATCTGCGTCGCGGTCAACCGACCAATCATAAAGTGTTCGGGGAAGCAACGGCGATTCTTGCCGGTGATGCATTATTAACGGAAGCCTTTGTCCTGCTGTCATCGCCGTCCGAATCAGCACAAATTTCAGACCGGATCCGCCGCGAAGTGATCCAGCTGCTGGCCCGCGCGGCCGGAACGGCCGGAATGGTCGGTGGTCAGGTGGTTGACATGGAAGCGGAAGGCATGGAACAGCCCGACCTGGCCACTGTGGACTATATCCACGCCCACAAGACCGGGGCCTTAATCCTTGCCTCCATCCGTGCCGGAGCCCTGCTGGGCGGTGCGGATACGGAACAATATGAGGCCTTGAGCCGTTTCGGCAAATTGGCCGGACTCGCTTTTCAGATTGCCGACGATATTCTCGACATCACCGGTGACCAGGAACAGCTCGGTAAAGATATCGGCAGTGATCAGGAACGTGGCAAGGCCACCTATCCGGCGGTGCTCGGCTTGAGTGAATCGATCCGCCGGGCCACGGAACTGCACCAACAGGCCCTCAAAGCTCTGGAGCCGCTGGGAGATGCGGCAGAACCCTTGCGACAAATTTCGCATTACATCATCAATCGCTCGTCGTAG
- the dxs gene encoding 1-deoxy-D-xylulose-5-phosphate synthase encodes MSRLLENLETPADLKDFSLNELTVLAQELREEIINTVSHTGGHLASSLGIVELTIALHYVMNSPRDKIIWDVGHQAYAHKLLTGRLNLFNTLRQLDGISGFPKRKESPHDCFDVGHSSTSISAALGMAVGRDCKELNNKVVAVIGDGSLTAGLAFEALNHAGHLDRNMIIILNDNEMSISPNVGALSSFLSRKMTSRLFVRFKQETEIFLKSVPRFGKDLVQLAKRTEDSFKAFVTPGMLFEAFGIEYVGPIDGHSMDELIETLQNVSRLEGPSLIHVVTRKGKGYQPAEDNPALFHGVGPFDKATGEVKSSGAVTRSYTSIFGEYLCHLAENEPRLVAITAAMCTGTGLVPFSERFPDRFFDVGIAEQHAVTLAAGMACEDLRPVVAIYSTFLQRAYDNVLHDVCLQNLPVTFALDRGGLVGADGPTHHGVFDLSYLRHIPNLTVAVPRDELELKRAMLTATTSEGPFAYRYPRGNGLGLEETNDFTPLTVGKGEKLRDGQAATLISIGTFAETAMNVAAKLSEKGIEIAVVDARFLKPLDEELLTAEARCTGTLITLEENVLAGGFGSAVMELMEQHRLYPRIMRLGLPDKFVQQGSQKELLKLHGLDVNGITETIAQFLAHN; translated from the coding sequence ATGAGTCGTTTACTTGAAAATTTGGAAACACCGGCGGATCTGAAGGATTTCTCCCTCAATGAGTTGACGGTCCTCGCTCAGGAACTGCGCGAGGAAATCATCAACACCGTTTCCCACACCGGGGGACATCTGGCCAGTTCCCTGGGCATTGTCGAGCTGACCATTGCCCTGCATTACGTCATGAACTCGCCTCGTGACAAGATTATCTGGGACGTCGGACACCAGGCGTATGCCCATAAGCTCTTAACCGGCCGCCTTAATCTGTTCAACACGCTGCGTCAACTTGACGGCATCAGCGGCTTCCCCAAACGTAAGGAAAGCCCTCATGACTGCTTTGACGTCGGTCACTCAAGCACCTCGATTTCAGCGGCTTTGGGCATGGCTGTCGGTCGTGACTGCAAGGAGCTTAACAATAAAGTCGTTGCGGTAATCGGTGACGGTTCACTGACGGCCGGGCTGGCTTTTGAAGCCCTCAACCATGCCGGTCACCTTGACCGCAATATGATCATCATTCTCAATGACAATGAGATGTCGATTTCGCCCAATGTCGGGGCACTGTCCTCATTTCTCAGCCGCAAAATGACCTCACGGCTGTTTGTCCGCTTCAAGCAGGAAACGGAGATCTTCCTCAAAAGTGTTCCGCGCTTCGGCAAAGATCTGGTTCAACTGGCAAAACGCACGGAAGATTCTTTTAAGGCATTTGTTACTCCGGGCATGTTGTTTGAAGCCTTCGGTATTGAGTATGTCGGTCCGATTGACGGCCACTCCATGGATGAACTGATTGAAACCCTACAGAATGTTTCGCGACTGGAAGGGCCCTCATTGATCCACGTGGTCACCCGCAAAGGCAAAGGCTATCAACCGGCCGAAGACAATCCGGCCCTGTTCCATGGAGTTGGGCCGTTTGACAAAGCCACCGGTGAGGTAAAAAGCTCAGGTGCCGTGACGCGCAGCTATACCTCGATCTTTGGTGAGTACCTGTGTCATCTGGCGGAAAATGAGCCTCGCCTGGTTGCCATTACCGCCGCGATGTGCACAGGCACCGGGCTGGTTCCCTTTTCCGAGCGTTTTCCCGACCGTTTCTTCGATGTCGGCATAGCCGAACAACATGCGGTCACTCTGGCCGCCGGCATGGCCTGTGAAGATTTGCGTCCGGTTGTCGCCATCTATTCAACCTTTCTGCAACGGGCTTATGACAACGTGTTGCACGATGTCTGCCTGCAGAATCTTCCGGTCACCTTTGCCCTGGACCGTGGCGGGTTAGTCGGCGCTGACGGCCCGACGCATCATGGCGTCTTCGACCTGTCGTATCTGCGCCACATCCCCAATCTGACGGTGGCCGTGCCCCGTGATGAGCTGGAACTGAAACGGGCCATGCTCACCGCCACCACCAGCGAAGGTCCTTTTGCCTATCGCTACCCGCGCGGCAACGGCCTTGGCCTTGAAGAAACCAACGATTTCACCCCGTTGACCGTCGGCAAAGGGGAGAAATTACGCGACGGTCAGGCCGCAACATTGATCAGCATCGGCACCTTTGCCGAGACAGCGATGAACGTTGCTGCTAAACTGTCTGAAAAAGGCATTGAAATTGCCGTCGTCGATGCCCGGTTTCTCAAACCGTTGGACGAGGAGTTGCTGACCGCCGAAGCGCGCTGTACCGGCACCCTCATCACCCTTGAGGAAAATGTGCTTGCCGGCGGGTTCGGCAGTGCCGTAATGGAGCTGATGGAGCAACATCGTCTCTATCCGCGTATCATGCGTCTCGGTCTGCCCGACAAATTTGTCCAGCAAGGCAGCCAGAAAGAGCTGCTGAAACTCCATGGTTTGGATGTGAACGGCATTACTGAAACAATTGCTCAGTTTCTTGCGCATAACTGA
- a CDS encoding HDOD domain-containing protein, translating to MNCSVIDSIRKIKQLPPPSGLCREIIQIVSDEQVDLIDLVSIINKSPATTARILRCANSAYYGQRGEITTVREAIIRVLGLAITRSLSLAMALSGNFNVQQSRLFNCHRYWFNAVTTAGMAQSLSHFMFVREKPAPATAYTAGLLHNLGLQALVHCFPLEMEKVFASSQGNLGERIHKQLGIDHHQAGNLLAEAWDLPHPIADALNGLASEDDLESSSPLAQLIWISSQLSDALYQEKNDPFAGLVIPESVISMDHVQKVYSDTREQLEALHEMAQLITGCGGHDEQ from the coding sequence ATGAATTGTTCCGTTATCGACAGCATCCGCAAGATCAAACAATTGCCGCCACCAAGCGGCCTGTGCCGGGAAATCATTCAAATCGTTTCCGATGAACAGGTCGACCTGATTGATCTGGTCAGCATCATCAATAAGAGTCCGGCGACGACCGCACGCATTCTGCGCTGCGCCAACTCCGCGTATTATGGTCAGCGCGGCGAAATCACGACGGTGCGTGAGGCGATTATCCGCGTTCTCGGCCTGGCAATCACCCGCAGTTTGTCTCTGGCCATGGCGTTAAGCGGTAACTTCAATGTTCAACAGAGCCGTCTGTTTAATTGTCATCGCTACTGGTTCAATGCCGTCACCACAGCCGGCATGGCCCAAAGCCTGTCCCATTTTATGTTCGTTCGGGAGAAACCGGCTCCGGCCACAGCCTATACGGCCGGTTTGCTGCACAACCTCGGCTTACAGGCTCTGGTGCATTGCTTTCCCCTTGAAATGGAAAAGGTCTTTGCTTCCAGTCAAGGCAATTTAGGTGAGCGGATCCACAAACAACTCGGCATTGACCACCACCAGGCCGGAAACCTGCTGGCGGAAGCCTGGGACCTGCCCCACCCTATTGCAGACGCCCTCAACGGCCTGGCCAGTGAAGATGACCTTGAAAGCTCCTCACCGCTGGCCCAGTTGATCTGGATCAGTTCACAACTTTCCGACGCTCTTTATCAAGAGAAAAACGACCCTTTTGCCGGCCTGGTCATCCCGGAATCGGTCATCAGCATGGATCACGTTCAGAAAGTCTATTCCGACACCCGGGAACAGCTTGAAGCCCTCCATGAAATGGCCCAACTCATTACCGGTTGCGGAGGTCACGATGAGCAATAA
- a CDS encoding GAF domain-containing protein, which yields MSNKYPFSDIILNLSDNFDDLLESLSTLQRLGELPAHRLTEQILLENALEILHHSIKATRCSVYTLPPQEPTLLANAPLGTVLAMECEGIPKRCNATRIEDLFIRTTLEKGTMQDCDDCTTLNLGSDQSEAESSIISVPLIVTEHLCGVITTSHSGRQHFNAWGYRLVELFSTFLGQQLALCRCQNCK from the coding sequence ATGAGCAATAAATATCCTTTTTCTGACATTATCCTCAATTTGTCGGATAATTTTGACGACCTGCTTGAATCGTTATCAACTCTGCAACGACTGGGAGAATTACCGGCACACCGTCTGACAGAGCAAATCTTATTAGAAAATGCCCTGGAAATTCTTCACCACTCGATTAAGGCAACCCGCTGCAGTGTTTACACGCTGCCACCACAAGAACCCACCCTGCTGGCAAACGCCCCGCTCGGAACCGTCCTTGCCATGGAGTGTGAAGGCATCCCCAAACGCTGCAATGCCACCCGGATTGAAGACCTGTTCATCCGCACGACTCTGGAAAAAGGCACCATGCAGGATTGTGATGATTGCACAACCCTCAACCTCGGTTCCGACCAGTCAGAGGCGGAATCATCGATTATCAGTGTTCCTTTAATCGTCACGGAACACCTGTGTGGAGTGATCACGACCAGCCACAGTGGCCGACAACATTTTAATGCCTGGGGCTACCGGCTGGTTGAACTGTTCAGCACCTTTCTCGGCCAGCAGCTGGCTCTGTGTCGTTGTCAAAACTGCAAATAA
- a CDS encoding class 1 fructose-bisphosphatase, producing the protein MGAPGTTKFQIDLRRHLRERKVERRLREVICEIAEASKYIINSIRTGDLGVAGTSNLYGEEQLALDVLSDRILQKRLKNSGVVSNVVSEENNEIINFECTNKVCYSVAYDPLDGSSLVDVNLAVGTIISIYQGDDILQCGRNQAAAMYILYGPRTTLVYSTGDGVHEFAMNQLMEYTLVKENVTIDKVGGIYSPGGQRNLYTSGTEAFVRSLEEKGHKLRYSGGFVPDINQILMKGRGIFMYPHLQGRPEGKLRLLYELNPMAFLIEQAGGAASTGRKPILDIDPEGIDDCSPVFIGCREDVELAESFIAQE; encoded by the coding sequence ATGGGCGCACCGGGAACAACGAAGTTTCAGATCGATTTACGCAGACATTTACGAGAGCGAAAGGTTGAACGTCGGTTACGTGAGGTGATCTGCGAAATTGCCGAAGCTTCCAAATACATCATCAACTCGATTCGCACAGGTGATCTGGGTGTGGCCGGGACATCCAATCTTTACGGTGAAGAACAGCTGGCGCTGGATGTGCTCTCTGACCGTATCCTGCAGAAACGTTTGAAAAATTCCGGTGTCGTGTCCAATGTTGTCTCTGAGGAGAACAACGAAATCATCAACTTCGAGTGTACCAACAAAGTGTGTTACTCGGTGGCCTATGATCCTCTCGATGGTTCGTCACTGGTTGATGTTAATCTGGCCGTCGGTACAATCATTTCCATCTATCAGGGCGATGATATTCTGCAGTGCGGTCGCAACCAGGCGGCAGCCATGTATATCCTTTATGGCCCGCGGACAACACTGGTTTATTCGACCGGCGACGGTGTTCATGAATTCGCCATGAACCAACTGATGGAATACACCCTGGTCAAAGAAAATGTCACCATCGATAAGGTAGGTGGCATTTATTCCCCCGGCGGTCAGCGCAACCTTTACACCTCTGGAACGGAAGCCTTTGTCCGTTCGCTGGAAGAAAAAGGCCATAAGCTGCGTTACAGTGGGGGGTTTGTTCCGGATATCAATCAGATTCTGATGAAAGGGCGCGGCATTTTTATGTATCCGCATCTCCAGGGACGGCCGGAGGGTAAGTTGCGCCTGTTGTATGAGTTGAATCCGATGGCTTTTCTGATCGAGCAGGCCGGCGGTGCCGCCTCAACCGGGCGTAAGCCGATTCTTGATATCGATCCGGAAGGAATTGACGATTGTTCGCCGGTGTTTATCGGCTGCCGCGAAGATGTGGAACTGGCTGAATCGTTTATTGCTCAGGAATAG
- the cysZ gene encoding sulfate transporter CysZ, with translation MKSIPFTGVRRFSTGFFSLLHAFRFLGANPSLLKYVAIPFVINIVVFSATLYWGVDLFNGMVGDYLGPQDAWYWQILAVVVKVIAGLLTAVIVFFTFTVVGNLIASPFNDVLSERTEEILTGQPNNEPFSLKMVMADVWRVLRDELRKMSIFVALMICLLLFNMIPAVGPPVYAFFSVALTLFFLVVEYTGYVFGRKHLGFADQKNFIKGNFMASVGFGLAVMCMLMIPFVQFVTIPIAVIAATRLCCLCDPETELSGR, from the coding sequence ATGAAGTCCATACCGTTTACGGGTGTTCGTCGGTTCAGTACCGGTTTTTTTTCGTTGTTGCACGCGTTTCGTTTTCTCGGTGCCAATCCCTCGCTCCTTAAATATGTCGCGATCCCGTTTGTGATCAATATCGTGGTGTTTTCGGCAACCTTGTATTGGGGTGTTGATCTGTTCAACGGGATGGTCGGTGACTATCTCGGTCCTCAGGATGCCTGGTACTGGCAGATTCTGGCGGTGGTTGTCAAAGTCATCGCCGGGTTACTGACGGCGGTCATTGTGTTTTTTACCTTTACCGTGGTCGGCAACCTGATCGCGTCACCTTTCAACGATGTCCTTTCCGAACGCACTGAAGAAATTTTGACCGGCCAGCCCAATAATGAGCCCTTTTCTCTGAAAATGGTCATGGCGGATGTGTGGCGGGTACTCAGGGATGAGCTGCGCAAAATGTCGATTTTTGTCGCCTTGATGATCTGTTTACTGCTGTTTAATATGATCCCTGCCGTCGGTCCGCCGGTGTATGCGTTCTTTTCCGTGGCCCTGACCCTGTTTTTTCTGGTGGTGGAATATACGGGCTATGTTTTTGGGCGCAAACATCTTGGCTTTGCAGACCAGAAAAATTTTATCAAAGGAAATTTCATGGCCTCCGTTGGTTTCGGGTTGGCTGTGATGTGTATGTTAATGATTCCGTTTGTGCAGTTTGTGACGATTCCCATTGCAGTGATTGCCGCAACCCGTTTGTGCTGTCTGTGTGATCCGGAAACGGAATTGTCAGGCCGTTAA
- a CDS encoding TraB/GumN family protein, producing MSQSPPMADPTESQAKAAESSDIHRLTHNGKEIILIGTAHISRESVATVTRAIEQEQPDCVCVELDDQRYQTLKDRNRWEKLNILQVVKKGQVPFLMANLALASFQKRMGLQTGVKPGEELAAAAQTAEDHGIRVALVDRNIRTTLLRAWRKTGLWKKMNLLATLFAGMFEKQELNEEELSQLRQTDSLSSMLEEMGELLPAAKTILVDERDSWMTYHILEAAGDKTVAVVGAAHVPGIKRCLENPPQADAIAEMGTIPPKTTLSKSIPWIIPGIVALLFVVGFFFGDRSRLLDAAAAWVLANGSLSALGALLALGHPLTVLSAFIAAPLTSLNPTIGAGFVTALVQAMIAPPTVADMENVSDDIAQLRGWWCNRVTRVLLVFFLSSLGSTIGTFVAFGWLKDLI from the coding sequence ATGTCTCAATCCCCCCCCATGGCAGATCCAACAGAATCTCAGGCCAAGGCTGCTGAATCCTCCGACATCCACCGTTTAACCCATAACGGTAAAGAAATTATCCTCATCGGCACCGCGCATATCTCCAGGGAATCGGTGGCCACCGTGACCCGCGCCATTGAGCAGGAGCAGCCGGATTGTGTCTGTGTTGAGCTTGATGACCAGCGCTATCAAACCCTCAAGGATCGCAACCGCTGGGAAAAACTCAACATCCTTCAAGTGGTCAAAAAGGGTCAGGTACCGTTTCTCATGGCCAACCTGGCCCTGGCATCGTTTCAAAAACGGATGGGGTTACAGACCGGCGTTAAACCGGGGGAGGAGTTGGCTGCCGCCGCGCAAACCGCCGAGGATCACGGTATTCGCGTCGCCCTGGTGGACCGCAATATCCGCACCACGTTGTTGCGTGCCTGGCGCAAGACCGGCTTGTGGAAAAAAATGAACCTGCTGGCAACGCTGTTTGCCGGCATGTTTGAAAAACAGGAGCTCAACGAGGAGGAACTCAGCCAATTGCGCCAGACGGACAGTTTATCGTCCATGCTTGAAGAAATGGGAGAATTACTGCCCGCCGCAAAAACCATCCTCGTTGATGAACGCGACTCCTGGATGACCTACCATATTCTCGAAGCGGCGGGGGATAAAACCGTCGCCGTGGTGGGTGCCGCCCATGTACCGGGAATCAAGCGCTGCCTTGAAAATCCCCCTCAGGCGGATGCCATTGCCGAAATGGGCACGATTCCACCTAAAACAACCCTCTCCAAATCTATCCCCTGGATTATCCCGGGCATTGTCGCGCTGCTGTTTGTCGTCGGTTTCTTTTTTGGTGACCGCAGCCGACTGCTGGATGCCGCTGCGGCCTGGGTGCTTGCCAACGGCTCACTCTCGGCCCTGGGTGCCCTTCTTGCCTTGGGACACCCTCTGACGGTGCTCTCCGCCTTCATCGCGGCGCCGTTGACCTCGCTCAATCCCACCATTGGCGCCGGCTTTGTTACGGCACTGGTTCAAGCGATGATTGCACCGCCAACCGTTGCGGACATGGAAAACGTCAGTGACGATATTGCTCAACTTCGCGGCTGGTGGTGCAATCGGGTGACTCGGGTTCTTCTGGTGTTCTTTCTCTCTTCTCTCGGCTCCACCATTGGCACCTTTGTCGCCTTTGGCTGGCTGAAGGACCTTATTTAA
- a CDS encoding ferritin family protein — MSEKIDLQQAIKEAMQTEKDAMDYYKYAAEKMFDEKAKRSFEILAKEEKQHAHMFYAIYKGDDVPDFEAFIASEPDTESSWWKALQQAMIGDFDERKAIELAIDQELELEKNLRAMAEKIDDPEVKKIYLANARSTHHHYELCQEEHNAILGQSS; from the coding sequence ATGTCTGAAAAAATCGATCTGCAACAAGCCATTAAAGAAGCCATGCAAACTGAAAAAGATGCCATGGATTACTATAAATACGCTGCTGAAAAGATGTTTGACGAAAAGGCCAAACGTTCTTTTGAGATCCTCGCCAAAGAGGAAAAACAGCATGCGCACATGTTTTACGCCATCTACAAAGGGGACGATGTCCCTGACTTTGAAGCGTTTATTGCTTCTGAACCGGATACGGAATCCAGCTGGTGGAAAGCTCTTCAACAAGCCATGATCGGCGACTTTGATGAGCGTAAAGCCATTGAGCTGGCCATCGATCAGGAACTTGAACTGGAAAAGAACCTGCGCGCCATGGCTGAAAAGATCGACGATCCTGAAGTCAAGAAGATCTACCTGGCCAATGCCCGCTCAACGCACCATCATTATGAGCTGTGCCAGGAAGAACACAACGCCATCCTCGGTCAGTCCAGCTGA
- a CDS encoding antibiotic biosynthesis monooxygenase produces the protein MAVKIIIIRQVPQEKEPEIRPLLLKMRSLAHAQNGYISGETLINFDNPSERIVISTWKTLENWNDWLNNDQRITLQSEVDRILGHETLYQIYYNG, from the coding sequence ATGGCCGTCAAGATCATTATTATTCGTCAAGTCCCTCAGGAAAAAGAACCGGAAATCCGCCCGCTCCTACTCAAAATGCGTTCTCTGGCTCACGCCCAGAACGGCTATATCTCCGGCGAAACCCTGATCAACTTCGATAATCCCAGTGAACGGATCGTCATCAGTACCTGGAAAACTCTCGAAAACTGGAACGACTGGCTCAACAACGATCAACGCATCACATTACAAAGTGAGGTGGACCGCATTCTAGGTCATGAAACCCTCTATCAGATCTACTATAACGGTTGA